One stretch of Syntrophobacterales bacterium DNA includes these proteins:
- a CDS encoding methyltransferase domain-containing protein — translation MPETAWADETLDFLCGEDLRIVQKKRGYRFSIDAILLANFVILKKNERLLDIGTGCGIIPVYMTRMGLQNSMIGIELQLGLFQAAVKNREINNCGNIQFLQGDIRTEAQVLRDARIDVIVSNPPYTKRGSGRKSPDDSRYVARYETELDLPLLLSFSSSLLQRKGRLYVIYPVKRLAELIYSAKSQRLELKRVRFVQPRRGEKPNLFLAELLKEGGVGTIVEKPLCIYDNGNYTEEVKSYYSLKGPAWKALQD, via the coding sequence ATGCCTGAAACCGCATGGGCCGATGAAACACTGGATTTTTTGTGCGGTGAGGATCTGAGGATCGTTCAAAAAAAACGAGGGTACCGTTTTTCCATTGATGCCATCCTTCTGGCAAACTTCGTTATTCTCAAAAAAAATGAAAGGTTGTTGGATATTGGTACTGGTTGTGGTATTATACCTGTCTATATGACGAGGATGGGTCTCCAAAACAGCATGATCGGCATTGAATTGCAGCTCGGGCTGTTTCAGGCGGCCGTCAAGAATAGAGAAATAAATAACTGTGGAAATATTCAGTTTCTGCAGGGAGACATCAGAACGGAAGCACAGGTGCTTCGGGATGCCCGTATTGACGTGATAGTATCTAACCCTCCGTATACAAAGCGTGGTTCCGGAAGAAAGAGCCCTGATGATTCAAGATATGTTGCCCGCTATGAGACCGAGCTTGATCTGCCCCTTCTCCTTTCGTTCTCCTCGTCGCTTCTTCAGCGTAAGGGGAGACTCTACGTAATATATCCCGTGAAAAGGCTTGCCGAGCTAATATACAGCGCAAAATCGCAGAGACTTGAGCTGAAGCGCGTGAGGTTCGTTCAGCCGAGGCGCGGAGAAAAACCAAACCTCTTTCTTGCGGAGCTGCTTAAAGAAGGAGGAGTAGGCACAATTGTTGAAAAACCTTTATGCATATATGATAATGGCAATTATACGGAAGAGGTTAAATCCTATTATTCTTTAAAGGGCCCGGCATGGAAAGCGTTGCAAGACTAA
- a CDS encoding DUF1015 domain-containing protein: MASSYTKPFKGIFYNKEKIGDIASCVCPPYDVISDSQVYYKRNLFNAIRLELPDPEAGIDKYINARLTFDEWLQSKVLLTDPTETIYIYEQEFVIGGVPHLRRGFIALNKLDKERILTHEQTRSKAKEDREKLIASLKTFTSLVFGLYEDRNFEIEEVLQKSKKETLYDFIDEQHIKNRFYRMSDQKEIGRLTSLMDERKIYVADGHHRLDVSYRLNIPDIPVYLTNMYSEGVVILPYHRMITFETPRALEQTLNLLQAHVEVQRIPLDGPQSAKRVLHIIASSYESAFGLYSTEDTGNVYIFSARLPRDGGPLERLKVNILHSGLLKGVLGFKEEEISFTQDADELLQSVREKKVDLAFLLPPTTTKEVKEVADNGLYMPPKSTFFYPKISTGLIYYKYA, translated from the coding sequence ATGGCATCCTCATATACAAAACCGTTCAAAGGAATATTCTATAATAAAGAAAAAATAGGCGATATAGCTTCTTGCGTATGCCCGCCTTACGATGTCATATCCGATAGCCAAGTCTATTACAAGAGAAACCTCTTTAATGCCATCAGACTGGAACTCCCCGACCCAGAGGCTGGAATTGATAAGTATATCAATGCACGTCTTACGTTCGATGAATGGCTTCAAAGCAAGGTGCTGCTGACGGACCCAACGGAGACAATCTACATATATGAACAGGAATTTGTAATCGGCGGGGTTCCACATCTAAGAAGGGGATTCATCGCTCTCAATAAACTGGATAAAGAACGTATTCTGACCCATGAGCAAACAAGAAGCAAAGCGAAGGAGGATCGAGAGAAACTCATTGCATCATTAAAAACCTTCACCAGCCTTGTTTTTGGGCTCTACGAAGACAGAAATTTTGAGATTGAAGAGGTACTTCAAAAGTCCAAGAAAGAGACGCTTTACGATTTTATTGATGAACAACACATAAAAAACCGATTTTATCGGATGTCGGACCAGAAAGAAATCGGGCGGCTCACCTCCCTGATGGATGAGAGAAAAATTTATGTGGCCGATGGACATCACAGACTGGATGTCTCTTACAGGCTCAATATTCCCGATATTCCAGTATATCTGACTAACATGTATTCGGAGGGAGTGGTAATTCTCCCTTATCACCGCATGATCACTTTTGAAACTCCGAGAGCCTTGGAGCAGACCTTAAATCTCTTGCAGGCCCATGTGGAGGTGCAGAGAATTCCTCTTGATGGTCCCCAATCGGCTAAGCGCGTTCTGCATATCATCGCCTCGTCCTACGAGTCTGCTTTCGGACTGTACTCGACAGAGGATACCGGCAATGTCTATATTTTTTCCGCAAGACTTCCACGCGATGGAGGTCCTCTCGAACGCCTTAAAGTCAACATTCTTCATTCAGGTTTGCTGAAGGGGGTGCTCGGTTTCAAGGAAGAAGAAATATCGTTTACGCAGGATGCTGACGAATTACTGCAGTCCGTGCGGGAAAAGAAAGTTGATCTGGCTTTCCTTCTCCCCCCCACTACCACGAAAGAAGTAAAAGAAGTAGCTGACAATGGCTTGTACATGCCGCCAAAGTCAACCTTTTTTTACCCCAAAATATCCACAGGACTGATCTACTATAAATATGCCTGA